The Kordia sp. SMS9 genome window below encodes:
- a CDS encoding nucleotide pyrophosphohydrolase, with product MNLKAAQLDVDTWIKEHGVRYFNELTNMAQLTEEVGEVARIIARRYGEQSEKESDKDKDLGEELADVVFVVLCLANQTGIDLQAAFDQKMDKKTKRDHDRHHNNEKLK from the coding sequence ATGAACTTGAAAGCAGCACAACTAGACGTAGATACTTGGATCAAAGAACACGGCGTTCGTTACTTCAATGAATTAACCAACATGGCGCAGCTTACCGAAGAAGTTGGCGAAGTTGCGCGGATTATTGCCAGACGCTACGGCGAACAAAGTGAAAAAGAAAGTGACAAAGACAAAGATCTTGGTGAAGAATTGGCAGATGTGGTTTTTGTAGTACTGTGTTTGGCAAATCAAACCGGAATTGACTTACAAGCAGCTTTTGATCAAAAAATGGACAAGAAAACCAAACGCGATCACGATCGTCATCACAACAATGAAAAATTGAAATAA
- a CDS encoding 3-phosphoshikimate 1-carboxyvinyltransferase translates to MNVKLQKSTLQQQSNIAITGSKSESNRLLLLQALYPNIDINNISNSDDAALMQKALQSTNTIKDIHHAGTAMRFLTAYYATKEGQEITLTGSSRMQERPIKILVEALQQLGADIQYANNEGYPPLHIKGKKLQGNQVTLAANVSSQYISALLLIAPTLENGVSLTLDGNITSVPYIKMTLSLLNELGVATNFKGNTITVARFEAAQEAKVFTVESDWSSASYFYSLIALSDIGTTITLSAYKQNSLQGDSCLAEIYTKFGVETKFDTNTITLTKTREATQETIKLDLKNAPDIAQTIAVTAFGLQLSCEMVGLHTLKIKETDRLVALKVELEKLGASVDITDASLHLHKASKIHENISIETYKDHRMAMAFAPLALRVPICIEKADVVSKSFPDFWTDLQNIGIELTEI, encoded by the coding sequence ATGAACGTAAAGCTTCAAAAATCAACGCTTCAACAACAATCAAACATTGCGATAACAGGTTCCAAAAGTGAATCCAACCGATTGTTATTACTACAAGCTTTATATCCAAACATTGACATCAACAATATTTCCAATTCAGACGATGCTGCGTTGATGCAAAAAGCGTTGCAGTCTACAAATACCATAAAAGACATTCATCACGCAGGAACCGCCATGCGATTTCTCACAGCATATTACGCCACCAAAGAAGGACAAGAAATTACCTTAACAGGTTCGTCACGCATGCAAGAACGTCCTATTAAAATATTGGTAGAAGCCTTGCAACAATTGGGCGCAGATATTCAATATGCAAATAACGAAGGCTATCCACCATTACATATCAAAGGAAAAAAATTACAAGGAAATCAAGTAACATTAGCCGCCAACGTAAGTAGTCAGTACATTTCTGCCTTACTCTTAATTGCGCCAACCTTGGAAAATGGAGTATCGCTTACGCTGGATGGAAACATTACGTCAGTTCCGTACATAAAAATGACGCTTTCGTTGTTGAACGAACTTGGAGTTGCTACCAATTTTAAAGGAAACACCATCACTGTAGCACGATTTGAAGCTGCGCAAGAAGCAAAAGTGTTTACAGTAGAATCTGACTGGAGTTCGGCGTCGTATTTTTACAGTTTAATCGCGCTTAGCGACATTGGCACAACCATTACACTTTCAGCTTACAAGCAAAACAGCTTGCAAGGAGATTCATGCTTGGCAGAAATTTACACAAAATTTGGGGTTGAAACGAAATTTGATACGAATACCATTACATTGACCAAAACGCGTGAAGCAACTCAGGAAACCATCAAGCTCGACTTAAAAAATGCACCAGATATTGCGCAAACTATTGCTGTAACGGCGTTCGGATTGCAATTGTCTTGTGAAATGGTCGGATTGCACACTCTAAAAATAAAAGAAACAGATCGGTTGGTAGCACTCAAAGTGGAACTTGAAAAATTAGGCGCTTCTGTCGATATTACTGACGCTTCTTTACATTTGCACAAAGCATCAAAAATTCACGAAAACATTTCCATAGAAACGTACAAAGATCATCGAATGGCAATGGCATTTGCACCGTTGGCGTTACGCGTACCAATTTGTATTGAAAAAGCGGATGTAGTGTCGAAATCTTTCCCAGATTTTTGGACAGATTTGCAAAATATAGGCATAGAACTCACAGAAATTTAA
- a CDS encoding 2-hydroxyacid dehydrogenase: MKIAVFSTKSYDQEYFEKYNNQYEFSFFETSLDSSTASLAKGFDAVCVFVNDTVDEETIAILSKKGVQLIALRCAGYNNVNIEAAKKYNIKIVRVPAYSPEAVAEHAIALILTLNRKTHKAYNRVREGNFSLKNLIGFNIHGKKVGVIGTGQIGATFCKTIIGFGCEIIAFDIAENKELVDLGVTYLPLEEVFAQADILSLHCPLNQYTKHVINKNAIALMKKGVMIINTSRGALINTADAIEGLINEKIGYLGIDVYEQEEDLFFEDLSESIIQDEYILRLMSFPNVLITSHQAYFTKEAMREITLTTLENIQAFEKNQILKNEVK, encoded by the coding sequence ATGAAAATTGCCGTATTTAGTACCAAATCGTACGATCAAGAATACTTTGAAAAATATAATAATCAATACGAGTTCTCTTTTTTTGAAACCTCTTTAGATTCTTCAACGGCAAGTCTCGCCAAAGGATTTGATGCTGTTTGTGTATTTGTAAATGATACGGTCGACGAAGAAACGATTGCAATACTTTCAAAAAAAGGAGTACAATTAATCGCGCTGCGTTGCGCAGGTTACAATAATGTGAACATAGAAGCTGCCAAAAAATACAATATCAAAATTGTACGTGTGCCAGCATATTCGCCAGAAGCGGTTGCGGAACATGCGATTGCGTTAATTTTGACACTCAACCGAAAAACACACAAAGCATACAATCGGGTTCGTGAAGGAAACTTTTCCTTAAAAAACTTGATTGGTTTCAACATTCACGGTAAAAAAGTTGGTGTGATCGGAACGGGACAAATCGGAGCTACATTTTGTAAAACCATCATAGGATTTGGTTGTGAAATTATTGCATTCGACATCGCAGAAAACAAAGAATTGGTCGATTTGGGTGTTACATATCTTCCGCTAGAAGAAGTATTTGCTCAAGCAGACATTCTGTCGTTGCATTGTCCGTTGAACCAATATACCAAACACGTCATCAACAAAAATGCAATTGCATTGATGAAAAAAGGTGTCATGATTATCAACACAAGTCGTGGCGCATTAATCAACACTGCTGATGCCATAGAAGGACTGATCAATGAAAAAATTGGCTATCTAGGTATTGACGTGTACGAACAAGAAGAAGATTTGTTCTTTGAAGATTTGTCCGAAAGTATCATTCAAGACGAATATATTTTGCGTTTGATGAGCTTTCCAAACGTATTGATTACTTCGCATCAAGCGTATTTTACCAAAGAAGCCATGCGCGAAATCACACTGACAACACTAGAAAACATACAGGCTTTCGAAAAAAATCAAATATTAAAAAACGAAGTAAAGTAA
- the queA gene encoding tRNA preQ1(34) S-adenosylmethionine ribosyltransferase-isomerase QueA: MAKKLSHFNFDLPEDLLAEYPSEHRDEARLMVLNREKQTIEHKQFKDLVDYFDEGDVMVLNNTKVFPARLFGNKEKTGARIEVFLLRELNEDQRLWDVLVDPARKIRIGNKLYFGEDESLVAEVIDNTTSRGRTLRFLYDGSYEEFRTKLGELGQTPLPKYIKRDVEPEDEERYQTIYAKEEGAVAAPTAGLHFSKHLLKRLEIKGIDFSEITLHVGLGTFNPVEVEDLSKHKMDSEELKILPDAVETVNSAKKNKRKVCAVGTTVMRALESSVSSDLTLNEYEGWTNKFIFPPYEFSIANCMITNFHTPKSTLLMMVSAFAGHDFILKAYEEAIKEGYQFYSYGDAMLIL, from the coding sequence ATGGCAAAAAAGCTATCGCATTTTAATTTTGATCTTCCTGAAGATTTATTAGCTGAATACCCTTCTGAACACAGAGATGAAGCACGTTTAATGGTGTTAAATCGCGAAAAACAAACCATAGAACACAAACAATTCAAAGATTTAGTGGACTATTTTGATGAAGGAGATGTAATGGTGTTGAACAATACGAAAGTATTTCCAGCAAGATTGTTTGGAAACAAAGAAAAAACAGGCGCGCGTATTGAAGTCTTTTTATTAAGAGAGTTGAACGAAGATCAGCGTTTGTGGGACGTTTTGGTTGATCCGGCACGAAAAATCAGAATCGGAAACAAATTGTATTTTGGTGAAGACGAAAGTTTAGTTGCAGAGGTTATTGACAACACGACTTCGAGAGGTCGTACGTTGCGTTTCTTATATGACGGTTCGTATGAAGAATTCAGAACAAAATTAGGGGAACTTGGACAAACACCACTTCCAAAATACATCAAAAGAGATGTAGAGCCAGAAGATGAAGAACGTTACCAAACTATTTATGCTAAGGAAGAAGGAGCTGTAGCGGCACCAACGGCTGGATTGCACTTCTCAAAGCACTTGTTAAAGCGTTTGGAAATTAAAGGAATAGACTTTTCTGAAATCACGTTGCACGTAGGTTTAGGAACGTTTAATCCTGTAGAAGTTGAAGATTTGTCGAAGCATAAAATGGACTCTGAGGAATTAAAAATTCTTCCAGATGCTGTAGAAACCGTAAACAGTGCCAAGAAAAACAAGCGCAAAGTTTGTGCGGTTGGAACAACGGTAATGCGTGCATTGGAAAGTTCAGTGTCATCAGATTTAACGTTGAATGAATATGAAGGTTGGACCAACAAATTTATCTTTCCTCCGTACGAGTTTAGCATTGCAAACTGTATGATTACCAACTTTCACACACCAAAATCGACACTTTTAATGATGGTTTCTGCCTTTGCAGGTCACGATTTTATCTTAAAAGCGTATGAAGAAGCGATCAAAGAAGGATACCAATTCTATTCGTATGGTGATGCCATGTTGATTCTTTAA
- a CDS encoding YqaE/Pmp3 family membrane protein — MSIWRVLLAIIFPPLSVVDKGCGSVIIVFILWLCGWVPGTIAALVIVNNPNQ, encoded by the coding sequence ATGAGTATATGGAGAGTATTGCTGGCAATTATATTTCCGCCCTTATCTGTTGTCGATAAAGGTTGTGGTTCTGTAATAATTGTCTTTATTTTGTGGCTTTGCGGATGGGTTCCTGGCACGATAGCTGCATTGGTCATTGTAAATAATCCGAATCAATAA
- a CDS encoding DUF3857 domain-containing protein: MRIKLSMIAVLLVISNFVKAQDDLKSYLTLPQELAKNANAVIRLSETVVDVKAINDMEVTQKRIVTVLNENGLKQIGAVVWYDNDIKVKNVEVRIYDQAGRQIKKIRERDFQDVSAVDGATMYTDSRVKYLDYTPISYPFTAEFTSAIQTKNTANVRGFRPLGYYVGVQKSSYKIYYPLSFTVHKKELNLEEFGVIKDEKEGKLVYSIENVSGIKPEAYSPSEADLKPSVFLALNKFNYDGVTAEINNWDEFGKWMYQNLLNGRATVDEATKAKIRSLILDATTDREKAKIIYEYMQNKTRYISVQVGIGGFQPIPAEEVDTVGYGDCKGLSNYMMALLKIAGIESYYTHVEAGDEIVGFYDDFASLAQGNHVILNIPNNGDDIWLECTSQKVPFGHIGKFTDDRNVLVITPEGGKLKHTKKYTTEENLQETTGMYTLDANGNIKAQATIKTQGIQYDNRYYLEDRSDVDKDKYYKRYFQTVNNVNIDNIELKNDKKDIAFTEKIAFNADAYGVATGDRMLFAPNAFNRLTSIPDRYRNRKFPLEIQRGYYDQDAYEITLPSDYTIEAIPEDVLYETKFGTYSYSITQKDDQTLQYKRTFKINDGLYPKEEYKNYRKFIKKIVRYDGSKIVLIKK; encoded by the coding sequence ATGCGCATAAAATTATCAATGATTGCTGTGCTTTTAGTTATTTCAAACTTCGTAAAAGCGCAAGACGATCTAAAAAGTTATCTCACACTTCCACAGGAACTTGCAAAAAATGCCAATGCCGTTATTCGGCTTAGTGAAACCGTTGTTGATGTAAAAGCCATCAATGATATGGAAGTTACCCAAAAACGAATTGTAACCGTATTAAATGAAAATGGCCTGAAGCAAATTGGCGCCGTAGTTTGGTACGATAACGATATAAAAGTTAAAAATGTAGAAGTTCGAATTTACGATCAAGCTGGAAGGCAAATAAAGAAAATTCGAGAGCGCGACTTCCAAGATGTCAGTGCTGTAGATGGCGCAACGATGTATACAGATTCCCGTGTAAAATATTTAGATTACACACCGATATCGTATCCGTTTACAGCTGAATTTACAAGTGCAATTCAAACAAAAAATACGGCAAACGTTCGTGGATTTCGTCCGCTAGGCTATTATGTTGGTGTGCAAAAAAGCAGTTACAAAATTTACTATCCGTTATCATTTACGGTACACAAAAAAGAACTCAATTTGGAGGAATTTGGTGTCATCAAAGATGAAAAAGAAGGAAAACTTGTGTACAGTATTGAAAATGTTTCTGGAATCAAACCAGAAGCGTACAGTCCGTCAGAAGCTGACTTAAAACCAAGTGTATTTCTCGCGCTCAATAAATTTAATTATGATGGCGTTACCGCCGAAATTAACAATTGGGATGAATTTGGCAAATGGATGTATCAAAACTTACTCAATGGACGTGCAACGGTTGATGAAGCTACGAAAGCAAAAATACGCAGCCTAATTTTAGACGCAACCACCGATCGCGAAAAAGCCAAAATCATATACGAATACATGCAAAATAAAACACGCTACATCAGTGTGCAAGTGGGTATTGGAGGTTTTCAGCCAATTCCTGCCGAAGAAGTTGATACTGTGGGCTATGGCGATTGCAAAGGATTGTCTAATTATATGATGGCTTTGCTAAAAATTGCAGGTATTGAATCGTATTACACGCATGTGGAAGCTGGTGATGAAATTGTAGGTTTTTATGATGATTTTGCCTCGTTAGCGCAAGGAAATCATGTCATCTTAAACATTCCTAACAATGGTGATGATATTTGGCTGGAATGTACGAGTCAAAAAGTACCTTTTGGTCATATTGGAAAATTTACGGATGATCGAAATGTGTTGGTGATTACACCAGAAGGCGGAAAACTAAAACACACCAAAAAGTATACAACAGAAGAAAATCTTCAAGAAACCACGGGTATGTATACCTTAGATGCAAACGGAAATATAAAAGCGCAAGCGACAATAAAAACGCAGGGAATTCAGTATGACAATCGTTATTATTTAGAAGATCGTTCGGATGTAGATAAAGACAAATATTATAAAAGATACTTTCAAACCGTTAACAATGTCAATATTGACAACATTGAACTCAAAAACGACAAAAAGGACATCGCTTTTACAGAAAAAATAGCATTCAATGCAGATGCGTACGGTGTTGCTACAGGCGATAGAATGTTGTTTGCGCCCAATGCTTTTAACAGATTGACAAGCATTCCTGATCGCTATCGAAATCGTAAATTCCCACTAGAAATTCAAAGAGGCTATTACGATCAAGATGCGTATGAAATCACCTTGCCAAGCGATTACACGATTGAAGCCATTCCTGAAGATGTGTTGTACGAAACCAAATTTGGAACCTATTCGTATTCCATCACACAAAAAGACGATCAAACATTACAATACAAAAGAACCTTCAAAATAAACGATGGTTTGTATCCAAAAGAAGAATATAAAAACTATCGAAAATTTATTAAAAAAATCGTTCGTTACGATGGTTCAAAAATCGTATTAATCAAAAAATAA
- the lysS gene encoding lysine--tRNA ligase, which yields MQLSEQEIVRREKLSKLRELGINPYPANLYPVNHTSKQVKDTFAAGKQVIIAGRLMSRRIQGSASFAELQDADGRIQVYFNRDEICPGEDKSHYNDVYKKLLDIGDFIGIEGELFTTKVGEQTVMVKNFTVLSKALRPLPLPKEKDGVVYDKFDDPEQRYRQRYADLVVNPHVKEVFVKRTKLFNAMRNFFNEAGYFEVETPILQPIPGGAAARPFVTHHNSLNIPLYMRIANELYLKRLIVGGFDGVYEFSKNFRNEGMDRTHNPEFTAMEIYVAYKDYNWMMEFTESLLEHCAIAVNGTTEATFGEHQIDFKAPYKRVTMTQSIIDFTGFDITGKSEEELREAAKDMGIDVDETMGKGKLIDEIFGEKCEGNYIEPTFITDYPKEMSPLCKEHRENPELTERFELMVCGKEIANAYSELNDPIDQRERFEAQLKLSEKGDDEAMFIDDDFIRALEYGMPPTSGLGIGMDRLIMYLTNNPSIQEVLFFPQMRPEKKQIPLTDEAKAVLELLKKAEKLPLADLKAQAGLSNKKWDKSIKELTKNSLAKVEKTDDGLFVEIA from the coding sequence ATGCAATTATCAGAGCAAGAAATCGTTCGCAGGGAAAAACTTTCAAAGTTACGCGAACTCGGCATCAATCCGTATCCAGCAAATCTATATCCTGTAAATCACACTTCGAAACAGGTAAAAGACACATTTGCAGCAGGTAAACAGGTGATCATTGCAGGTAGATTAATGTCGCGTCGTATTCAAGGTTCTGCTTCTTTTGCCGAATTGCAAGATGCGGACGGACGAATTCAAGTGTATTTTAACAGAGACGAAATTTGTCCTGGAGAAGATAAATCACACTACAATGACGTCTATAAAAAATTATTAGATATTGGCGATTTTATTGGGATAGAAGGCGAGTTGTTTACAACGAAAGTTGGCGAGCAAACCGTCATGGTGAAAAACTTTACCGTGTTGAGCAAAGCGTTGCGTCCGTTGCCATTACCAAAAGAAAAAGACGGCGTTGTGTATGACAAGTTTGACGATCCTGAACAACGATATCGTCAGCGTTATGCAGATTTAGTCGTGAATCCGCACGTAAAAGAAGTGTTTGTAAAGCGTACAAAATTGTTCAACGCAATGCGTAACTTCTTTAATGAAGCAGGTTATTTTGAAGTAGAAACACCAATTTTACAACCAATTCCAGGTGGTGCAGCAGCACGTCCGTTTGTCACACATCACAACTCATTAAATATTCCGTTGTATATGCGAATTGCCAATGAATTGTATTTGAAGCGCTTGATTGTGGGCGGATTTGACGGTGTGTACGAATTCTCTAAAAACTTCCGAAACGAAGGAATGGATCGTACGCACAATCCAGAATTTACTGCGATGGAAATTTATGTCGCGTATAAAGACTACAATTGGATGATGGAATTCACAGAAAGTTTATTGGAACACTGTGCCATTGCCGTAAACGGAACGACAGAAGCTACTTTTGGCGAACACCAAATTGATTTTAAAGCGCCGTACAAACGTGTCACCATGACGCAATCAATCATAGATTTTACAGGATTTGACATTACTGGAAAATCGGAAGAGGAATTGCGCGAAGCTGCGAAAGACATGGGAATCGACGTGGATGAAACGATGGGAAAAGGAAAATTGATCGATGAAATTTTCGGTGAAAAGTGTGAAGGAAATTATATTGAACCTACTTTCATTACCGATTATCCAAAAGAAATGAGTCCGTTGTGTAAAGAACACCGCGAAAATCCAGAATTAACAGAACGCTTTGAATTGATGGTCTGTGGAAAAGAAATTGCGAACGCATATTCAGAGCTGAACGATCCTATTGATCAACGCGAACGCTTTGAAGCACAATTAAAACTTTCCGAAAAAGGAGATGACGAAGCCATGTTTATTGATGATGATTTTATTCGCGCACTCGAATATGGAATGCCACCAACTTCTGGTTTAGGTATTGGAATGGATCGTTTGATTATGTATTTGACAAACAATCCGTCGATTCAAGAAGTATTGTTCTTCCCGCAAATGCGTCCTGAGAAAAAGCAAATTCCACTAACTGACGAAGCAAAAGCAGTCTTAGAATTGTTGAAAAAAGCTGAAAAATTACCATTAGCGGATTTGAAAGCACAAGCAGGACTGTCTAACAAAAAGTGGGACAAATCTATCAAAGAACTCACCAAAAACAGTTTGGCAAAAGTGGAGAAAACAGACGATGGGCTTTTTGTTGAAATTGCCTAA
- a CDS encoding DUF4149 domain-containing protein encodes MRVLKILFIIISFAIIGMSLLTMYQFSMLAGEEGVPNVLYIVFGLLIVFSFFNIIYHIKSFRFYRRKQKQRLDKKLHKIFWMAGFLLPGFLFILLSMALYNTAGRFADGYVKSEEIVVMLVFLVVGITEFLETSLLQRRIKKLKENREIKSEIDDIGAVN; translated from the coding sequence ATGCGCGTTTTAAAAATACTATTCATCATCATTTCATTTGCAATCATTGGCATGTCGCTTCTAACCATGTATCAATTTTCGATGTTGGCGGGAGAAGAAGGTGTTCCCAATGTGTTATATATTGTTTTTGGTCTTTTGATCGTATTTTCATTCTTCAATATTATATATCACATCAAAAGTTTCCGTTTTTACAGGCGCAAGCAGAAACAACGATTGGATAAAAAACTACACAAAATATTCTGGATGGCAGGTTTTCTACTTCCAGGTTTTCTGTTTATTTTACTATCCATGGCATTGTATAATACTGCAGGTCGTTTTGCAGATGGTTATGTCAAATCAGAAGAAATTGTTGTGATGCTTGTCTTTCTTGTTGTTGGGATTACAGAATTTTTAGAAACTTCTTTGTTGCAAAGACGGATCAAAAAATTGAAGGAAAACCGTGAAATTAAAAGCGAAATTGACGATATTGGAGCCGTAAACTAG
- the lipB gene encoding lipoyl(octanoyl) transferase LipB, which yields MNKIIQVQDLGTKDYKETWDFQEELFKEIVDTKIKNRRENAGLDTKNHFLFVAHPHVYTLGKSGDMSNLLLDETQLAAKGATFYKINRGGDITYHGPGQIVGYPILDLENFFTDIHKYLRLLEEMIILTLAEYGLKATRSEGETGVWLDVGTPFARKICAMGVRASRWVTMHGFALNVNADLGYFDNIIPCGIRGKAVTSLNVELGKMHVDEAEVKEKLLRHFETLFEAELVYQMVE from the coding sequence TTGAACAAGATCATACAAGTACAAGATTTAGGTACAAAAGATTATAAAGAAACCTGGGATTTTCAAGAGGAATTATTCAAGGAAATTGTAGATACGAAGATTAAAAATCGTCGTGAAAATGCAGGTTTGGACACAAAAAATCATTTTCTTTTTGTAGCACATCCACATGTGTATACTTTAGGAAAAAGTGGCGATATGTCTAATTTATTGTTAGATGAAACGCAGTTGGCGGCCAAAGGCGCTACGTTTTACAAAATAAATCGTGGTGGCGATATTACGTATCACGGACCTGGACAAATTGTAGGATATCCAATTTTGGATTTGGAAAATTTCTTCACCGACATTCACAAATACTTGCGATTATTGGAAGAAATGATCATTCTGACACTAGCAGAATACGGTTTGAAAGCCACAAGAAGTGAAGGCGAAACAGGCGTTTGGCTCGATGTTGGTACACCATTTGCACGAAAAATTTGTGCTATGGGCGTTCGGGCGAGTCGTTGGGTAACCATGCATGGTTTTGCGTTGAATGTCAATGCGGATTTGGGCTATTTTGACAACATTATTCCGTGTGGAATTCGTGGAAAAGCGGTTACTTCTTTAAATGTAGAATTAGGGAAAATGCACGTTGACGAAGCAGAAGTGAAAGAAAAACTATTGCGTCATTTTGAAACATTGTTTGAGGCGGAACTTGTATATCAAATGGTGGAATGA
- a CDS encoding transglutaminase domain-containing protein, with product MKKHTLFVLALLCFVTLQAQDFEFGEVSKAELEEAKHPTDPEASAAILYERNYITMRYIQGEGFQIETNIHKRIKIYNKDGFDWANHSVPLYKSSGGNREKVSNLKAYTYNLVGGKIEDTKLRKDGIFKEKRNEYVDIQKITMPNVKEGSVIEYRYKMISPYYGNINEVYFQYSIPVNHIEVSFEAHEYFTYKKHYKGYFRLNPKEGSRPGKISINSKSKSNFGGKTNFSRDEIDFSFKTTKYELKNVPALKAENFVSNIENYRSAVKFELAQVQMPNQIPEYYAKSWDNVVKTIYKSQSFGGELEKASYFKSDIDNLIAGESDDMRKAAKIYTYVRDRIKWNGNYGKYTDKGVRKAYKEKTGNVADMNLMLTAMLRHAGISANPVILSTRSHGITLFPTLEGFNYVITAIEVENAVILLDATNYYGEPNVLPMRALNWSGRLIRRDGSWSQISLMPKQSALRATMINVTLDEEGDLTGKQRTQFTSHNALTFRENYIQADKEDYLEKLENSIEDIEISEHAVKNVTSVGKPVMESYAFEKESQAEIIGDKMYFSPLFFLATDENMFKAEERVYPVDFGYPWKRKIMLNIKLPEGYEVESLPDASAVKMPEGLGEYSFNISKTPTGISVVMSKEIKSSVITPDKYGALREFYKMLVEKEKEKVVLKKI from the coding sequence ATGAAAAAACACACACTATTCGTGCTTGCGCTATTATGTTTTGTCACATTGCAAGCTCAAGATTTCGAGTTTGGAGAAGTATCCAAAGCCGAATTAGAAGAAGCAAAACACCCAACAGATCCCGAAGCAAGTGCTGCAATTCTTTATGAAAGAAACTATATCACGATGCGTTACATTCAGGGTGAAGGATTTCAAATAGAAACCAACATTCACAAACGTATCAAAATATATAACAAAGACGGTTTTGATTGGGCAAATCACTCCGTTCCGTTATACAAAAGCAGCGGAGGAAATCGTGAAAAAGTGTCCAATTTGAAAGCGTACACCTATAATTTAGTCGGTGGAAAAATTGAAGATACAAAACTGCGCAAAGATGGAATTTTTAAAGAAAAACGAAATGAATATGTAGACATTCAAAAAATTACGATGCCCAATGTAAAAGAAGGTTCTGTCATTGAATATCGTTACAAAATGATTTCTCCCTATTATGGAAATATCAATGAAGTCTACTTTCAATACTCAATTCCTGTAAATCACATTGAAGTTTCTTTCGAAGCACACGAATATTTCACTTATAAAAAACATTACAAAGGGTATTTTAGATTAAATCCAAAAGAAGGCAGTCGTCCAGGGAAAATTAGTATAAATTCAAAGTCTAAAAGTAACTTTGGAGGAAAAACTAATTTCAGTCGTGATGAAATTGACTTTTCTTTTAAAACTACTAAATACGAACTCAAAAATGTACCAGCATTGAAAGCGGAAAATTTTGTTAGCAATATTGAAAACTATCGCAGTGCTGTAAAATTTGAATTGGCACAAGTGCAAATGCCAAATCAAATACCAGAATACTACGCAAAATCGTGGGATAATGTCGTAAAAACGATTTACAAAAGTCAAAGTTTTGGCGGCGAATTGGAAAAAGCATCCTATTTTAAAAGTGACATAGATAACCTAATTGCAGGCGAATCTGATGATATGCGAAAAGCAGCGAAGATTTATACCTATGTGCGCGACAGAATCAAATGGAATGGAAACTATGGAAAATACACGGATAAAGGCGTTCGGAAAGCCTACAAAGAAAAAACAGGAAATGTTGCGGATATGAATTTGATGCTAACAGCCATGCTGCGTCATGCAGGTATTAGTGCCAATCCTGTCATTTTAAGCACACGTTCACACGGAATTACCTTGTTTCCAACGTTAGAAGGATTCAACTATGTCATTACAGCTATTGAAGTTGAAAATGCTGTTATTCTGTTAGATGCTACCAATTACTATGGAGAGCCAAATGTACTGCCAATGCGCGCTTTAAACTGGTCAGGACGACTGATACGTAGAGACGGAAGTTGGAGTCAAATCAGTTTGATGCCAAAACAATCTGCCTTGCGTGCTACAATGATAAATGTTACCTTAGATGAAGAAGGTGACTTAACAGGAAAACAACGTACACAATTTACCTCTCACAATGCATTGACATTTCGCGAAAATTACATTCAAGCAGACAAAGAAGATTATTTAGAAAAACTGGAAAATAGCATTGAAGACATTGAAATTTCAGAGCATGCTGTAAAAAATGTAACCAGCGTTGGAAAACCAGTAATGGAATCGTATGCGTTTGAAAAAGAGTCGCAAGCAGAAATCATTGGAGATAAAATGTATTTTTCGCCACTGTTTTTCTTAGCAACCGATGAAAACATGTTCAAAGCAGAAGAGCGCGTATATCCTGTTGACTTTGGCTATCCTTGGAAGCGAAAAATTATGTTGAATATCAAGTTGCCAGAAGGGTACGAAGTTGAGTCATTGCCAGATGCAAGCGCTGTAAAAATGCCAGAAGGTTTGGGTGAATATTCGTTCAATATTTCCAAAACGCCGACGGGAATCAGTGTGGTAATGTCAAAAGAAATCAAATCGTCTGTGATTACGCCAGACAAATACGGCGCTTTGCGCGAATTTTACAAAATGTTGGTAGAAAAGGAAAAAGAAAAAGTAGTATTGAAGAAGATTTAA